GTGGCAGGAACTGCACTGCATTGTCTTCAAATGCACCGAATGACTGAAGGTGGTTGGCCCGGTTTCCTTCACGTTATAGGTTATCTGGCGCACCTTATGGCATGATGTGCATCCGGAAAGGGCAAAGGCCTTGGCTCCGTTGTGGCACATGCCGCATGATTTGCCCTTGTCCATGTCTGCCATGGTATAGCGGACATTCTCTTTAAGATTGCTGTTGTGGCACGATTTGCAACCCACGTTGGCAGTTCTTGCATTTTTCTTTTTCAGGTGCGATGAGTGGCTGAAGACAACCTTGCCTGCCTTTTCCGTGTTGAAGGTTTTGTCTTTGAGTTCCATGGAGTAGGCCAGGGTGAAGCTGCCAAAGAGCATCGCCAGAATGTATGTTGTCCATCGGACTCTCATGACTGTCTCCTGTTACCTGGATTTAAATATGTGCCTCAACTGTTCCAATTACTGGAATGAAGCCTCTTCCTTCGTCTTATAGCTGGCACCCACAGCAAGTCTTTCCTCACTCGCGTAAGCTTTGGCGACCCTGACCTTTTCCGTTGCCGGTTCCAGCGCGTCAGCGGTTTTCCATGCGTAGAGGATGGGCAGCCGGTAGAGAATGAAACGGTATACGACGATATAAATGGCGAATATGGTTACCGAGATTATCGCTTCACGCCAATGGGGAATTTCCCGCTCGGCAAGTTTCCAGTTGAAGGCGATCATGGCGGTGTTGATCCTGTTCAGAACGACGCCGAAGACGGTCAGGACGGCACTGAAACGGACGACACCGACGAGGCGGTTCTTGATGCCGTATGCAAACAGCACAAGCGGGGCGATGACGCCGATAAAGATCTCTAACATGAACCATTGGCCCCATCCGGTTGCCAGGTATTCCCACTCATTATCGTGGGCAATGCCGATCAGCTTGATGGTCAAATAGGTTGCAAGCCCCATGCTGGCCCCTTTGGCCAGAGCGATGGTCAGTTTGTCCAGGTTTTCCTTGAAACGGTCGTCACAACGCCAGGCCATGGTCTTGCTGACAATGGTGCTGATGGCGATAACCATGCAAAGTCCACCCGGCAGGGATGAAACGAAAAAGTGCAACCATTGAAACGATGCCGAATACCAGAGAGGGTGTACCTTGCCTGGCGCATAGGTGAAGAGTGCCCCAAGGGCGCCCTGGTGCAAGGTAGAGAGGATGATTCCGGCCACTGTCAGGCCGAGGGTTATTTTTCGCACTCCCCGCTTGCCGACCGGGAAGCCGATCCACTCGAAAAATGATGCCGAGACCTCCGCGACCTGCACGGAAAGATAGGTAGCCACATGCCAGGCGACCAGGAACAGTACTGCAGCAGGCCCAAAGGATACGACCATCGGGTATGGCAGGCGCCAGGGTTGCCCCAGGTCCACCAGCAGATAGACGACGGCAAAAAAGTAACCCAAGAGGCCATTCAGGAGGCCCAGGCGCTCTATGGGCTCAAAATCGTGCCGGCCGAAGATCTCGACGGTGGTGCCCAGTTGAAAACCGGAGGAGGATAGGGGGACCATGGCGAAGAGACCAAATCCGAGAAATAACCCCCATGGATAATCATTGGAGCTGTGGGTGACCCAGCTGAGACCGAAAATGAAACGGCCGAGAATGATGGGAATGCCCACGGCGAATATGGCCGCCAAAATCCAGTTGAATGGGTTACGCAGGGCCTGGGCCACATATTGCTGTGGGGTGAGGCCGAGAAGCAGTTTTTCCATCAGCGTCCATTTTTTCTCGTCCTGCCGGTAATGGGAATCGACTATATCTATTCCTTCCTTTTTATATCTTTTCATTGTCGGAATCCTCCTGCGATGATTTTGGATGATCGTGCCCGTGCTCTTCTTCATGCTCCTTTTTGCGAGTGGACAGCAGGTGGAAGCCGGTGAAAAGTGCCGGCCAGATTGCCAGTACCATGGGTACCGTGCCGAGGAATTCCTTGACATTGGAAATAATCGGTTCATTGCCCAGCGTCGTATCAAATCCCACCTTGTCGAAGGGAACACCGGAGAGATAGAGCCAGCCGGTTCCTCCCAGCTCCTTTTCGCCATAGATGTGATCAACATATTTATCCGGAGTCTCTCGAATGCGCTCATGGCCCATTTTGATCAGATCTTTCCTGTAGCCGAAGGTCAGGACCTCCTGCGGGCACACTTCGACACAGGCTGGTGGTTTTCCGTATTTGACCCGCGTGTCGTAGCAGAAAATGCATTTTTTGACCACAGGGTTGGTGGCGCTGGAATAGCTGTAACCAGGGACATTGAAGGGACAGGCAATCATGCAGTTACGGCAGCCCACGCAGATCTTCGGGTTGTAGATAACGGCCCCTTCCTTGGTTTTAGTATAGGCATTGACGAAGCATGAGGTGAGGCAGGCCGGTTCATTGCAATGGTTGCACTGGATTTTGCGATACACCGGGCCGCCCTGGTTTTCATAGCGATTGACAACGGTGTATGCTTCCTCCGTCGGCCGCCTTTTTTCTTCAAATACCGACTGATCGTCAAAGGGGATCTTCGGTTCGGGCAGTTTCTGCTCCTTGTTGCAGGCAGCTTCACAACTGCGGCAGCCGATGCAGCGCGTCAGGTCAACCAGGACCCCCATTCCCTCGGAATAACCTTCAAAAGAACCACTCCCCCAAGCTTTCTTTGCAGGCAGGCCAAGGGAGGATGCTGCTCCGCACAGCATGCAACCTTTCAGGAAATCTCTCCTCTTCATAATTGTCTCCTTGAAATACGAAGATTATTTTAGGCAAGGCTTTAATGCCCCTTGGCAACTTTTCCAGTCTTCTTGGGTGTGAAGCTCCCGGAGTTATAGAGAGCTTCCCCGGTCCTGTTCATCCGGTGGCAGTCCCGGCAACCTGTCGGTCCGCCCATTTTTTCATGGCATCCCATGCAGTTCAGGTGGTAGGCCCCTTTCAGTCCGGGCTTGTCCTGGTGATACAGTTTCAGGTTTGCCCGTTTCTCCTTTAGAGCTTCCGCCGAGAAGGGCTGTGCGGAATGACATCCCCGACAGGCTACCACCTTGGTTCCGCTGCTGTTCTGGTGGCATCTGGCACAGTTGGCGTCTTCCACCAGATTGCCGGTGGTGTGGTGATGGCATCCAGCGCAGTCCTTAAGGAGCCGGATATGCTGGGCGTGATTGAATTCAACACTGTCATAGTTTTTCACAAGCGAGTCGAGGGATATCATGTCGGGCAAATCGGCTCCCTGGCATATGTAAGGGATCGCCCCCAGCGCAATCATGAAAATGAATGTTTTTATGTTCTTTAGTCCTGTGTACATGTGGGGTTCTCCTTTGGATTGAGATAGCAATTCTTTCCGTGGCCCAAGCTTTACCCGTGCCTATCCCCGTCTTTGTGGATATAGCGGTAGAAAATGGGGAACCCGACAAAGAATGCAATGCAGATCAGGTATTCGACCCCTTTTATGTACTGGTAGAAATCCACCAGGGTAAAAACTTCCTTTATTTCTCCCATTGATGACAAGGCTTGATCGAGCATGGAATTTTCCTCCTTTTCGCTATTTGTTTAATGGTCAATGTCTGATTTCAGCCTTCGCTTCTTTCTCTTTTCCTTTGCCGGCCACCAGTTCCTTGACTATTCCCCACAGGGTAAGGATGGCTGGAATCATCTGGATGACCACCACCAGGGCGCAGAAGCCGAGAAATGCCAGGACCAGAAGGCCGCTGCTGTAAACACGCGTGGTATTGGCTGCAAAAGCCTGGGGTACTGCCAGCATCCAGAGGGTAATTGTGATGATCATTGTTTGTAGAGTTTTCATGGCTTTCTCCTTTATACTTTTATTAGCTCTGGGTTTTATGGGGCTTGTTTCCCTGCAGGTTCTCGAAGGCACATTCCACTGCCTGGCGTATCTCCTCCCGGTCTTCGGGTTTTACCGGTTTCAGTGCGTGATAAAAAATGCCTTCTTTCCGCAGTTTGCGCATGAGTGGCAGAGAGATTTCATTTGAAACCAGAATGATTGTCAGGTTCTGATCGCATTTCTTCAGAATCGGCACCAGGTCAGTTGCCGTCAGTTCGTCGAATTCGCTGCTGAGCAGTACCACCTGGGCCGTCTTCTTCAGGATGCCGTAAAGCACGTTGGCTGCAGAATTGGTTACCATGACGTTGTATCCTGCTTCGATGAAGAGATCTGCCATGGATTTCCGGCTATCCAGATCTTCGTCTGCTATGAGAAGTCCTTGCATATCTAAACCTCTCTCCTTTTGGTTTAGCAGCTAGCTTTAGGATGTCTTGTCTGTTTTCTTTGCCAGAACTCGCTCTTTAGGAGCGACGAAAATCCCTTTCAGCATGGAAAAGAACAGCATAATGCCGGGGACCGCCTGAAATACGATGATCAACGCCCCGAAGCCAAGAAACAAGTACAGCAGCAGGCTTGGTTCTGTTTTTTCCGCTCCGTTTGCAGCAAATGCTGTTGAAATGCTGCCGATGAACGCCAATAATGCGTTTTTAATCGTGCTTTTCATGACATCCTCCTTTTTGTCTCCTCAGTAAGCTTCCTTGCATATGCATACTGCATTGGTTATGCCTGATTAATAAATTTAAAATTTCTGTGGATAACTATTGGAAATTTCATGGTGTTATGCGTGACAAGTCAGGTGCAAGGCTTTGGCAGGCAACCCAAGGTGTATAGTGAATTCATACGCACAAGCAACATCAAAACCAAGCTACGGCTGCTGATTCGCCCGACACTCATGCTTTAGAAAGGCCTGCACGGTCAGAACTGTGCCTGTATGAAAAAAAAATACAGCTGTATTTTTTTAACTATCAAGATTTCATATTTTAAAATTAAAGTGCTTGCTTGATTTATCATTGTTCATTACTATGATTAAAATGGTTAAGGCAGATTAAGTTTTAGCCCGGAACGCAGTGGGAGCATGACTCAGATGATGAAGTGAAGGGACGTGGCATGGCTGGAAGGCGCATAATGGTGGTTGACGATGAGGCTATCATCAGGGAAGGGATTAATCGCATTCTCAGTGGCAGCGAATTTTTCGTCGAAACGTATGCCAACGGTTATCTTGCCCTGGAAAAGTTGCAGGAATCTTCCTTCGATCTGCTCATAACCGACCTTAAAATGCCCGGAATGGGGGGGATGGAGGTGCTGAAAAGCATCAGGGTGCTGCAGCCGGAAATGCCGGTCATCATCATAACCGGCTATTCTTCTGTGGATACTGCCGTCGAGGCTATGAAAAACGGCGCTGTGGACTATGTGTCCAAGCCGTTTACTCCCGACGAGATCCTTGCCAAGGTGAATAGCGCCCTGGAAAAAAAAGCGGTCCTGGTGGATGATATTTACCTGCGCAAGGAACTCCGCGACAATCATGGCTTTGATCGGTTTATCGGTGCCAGCGCGGAAATGCAGAAGGTCTACCGCCGCATTATGCAGGTAGCCCCCACTGACAGCAGTGTGCTCATAACAGGGGAGAGCGGAACGGGAAAAGAGCTGGTAGCCTCTGCTATCCATAAAAACAGCCAGAGAAGAGATCAGGTTTTTGTCGCGGTTGACTGTACTTCTTTGGCGGAAAACCTTCTGGAGTCCGAGTTGTTCGGCCATGTGAGGGGCTCTTTTACCGGTGCTGTCCAAACAAAGACAGGGCTTTTCAAGGTTGCCGATGGCGGCACGCTTTTCCTGGACGAGGTGGCAAACATCAGCCTCACTACCCAGGCAAAGCTGTTGCGCGTCCTCCAGGAGCGCGAGGTTACTCCCATCGGCGGCACGCAGCCGGTTCCCATCAATATTCGTCTCATCACCGCCACCAACAGGAATCTGAAAACGATGGTAGCAGACGGCAGCTTCAGGGAGGACCTGTTCTTCCGGCTTAATATTATCCCCGTCGATCTGCCCCCATTGCGGGAGCGGAAAGGGGATTTGCCACTTTTGATTGCCTATTTTCTGAAAAAATTCGCCGATGAAATGGGCAAGGAAGTCAGGGGGCTTGCTCCCGATGCCCTCGCTCTGCTGGAAGAATATCCCTTCTCCGGCAATGTGCGTGAGCTGGAAAATATAATCGAACGGGCCGTGGTGCTGGTTGAGGGTGGGTTGATCAAGAAGGAAGACCTTGAACTGACTCTGCCTGAGGATGAAGAAGGTGAGAATATCCATGCATGCAGTCTAATACCCCAGAGTGTCTATGAACTGAAGGAAAGGAAACGGCATCTGCGCGAGATTGCCGTTGAGCCAATTGAAAAGGCTTTTGCACTGAATGCTTTGAAAAGGAACAACTGGAATGTGACGAGGGCGGCTGAACAGACTGGCATGCTTCGTCCGAACTTTCAGGCGCTGCTGAAGAAGCTGGGAATTTCCATCAGAGGGCAGTGGGACAACTGATCTCTATCCACTGCGTCAGGTCGGAGCAGGAAGCATGCTGTCTTTTCTACTATACATCTCCCCGCCGCAAGCAATTTCACCTCTATCTTCCCCGTTTATGGGCAGTTCGATGGTAAAGGTAGTTCCATTTCCCACCACACTCTGCACGCAAATATCGCCGCGATGATTGCGGATGATGCCGTAGGAAACCGACAACCCAAGGCCCGTTCCCTTGTTTTCTTTCGTGCTGAAAAAAGGATCGAAAATCTTCGTCAGATTTTCTTCCGGGATGCCGCAACCGGTATCGGATATGCCTATAAATTCACTCAGGCCATCTTCGGTAATACCGGTCCTTATATTGAGGCTCCCTCCATTAGCCATTGACTGTCCCGCATTGAGCAGCATGTTGATGAAAACCTGCTCGAACTGATTGGGGTCCAGCATGATGTCCGGCATATCGAAGGTATAGTCCTTGATTAGGGCTATATTCTGAAAAAGTATCTGGTGTTCCACCAGTGAGAGGGCCAGGTCCAATATGTCATTGATGGATGACAGCTTTTTCTGGGGCAGTGATTCCCGGGAGAAATCCAGAAGTCCCTTGACGATTTTGCTGCAGCGTTCCGTTTCCTGAACGATGGTCTTCAGGTCATCTTTGAGCTCCGGATCCAGTTTCGGATCGTCATTGACAAGGGAAGAAAAAACAAGAATACCGGTAAGGGGATTGTTTATTTCATGGGCGATCCCGGCCACCAACTCGCCAATGGAAGCGAGTTTTTCCGACCGGATCAACTGGGCCTGGATTGCTGTGATCTCTTTGGTACGTTCTTCAACCTTTGTCTCAAGATTCTTGGCCCAGTCTTCCAGCTCATCCCTGGCTTGCTTCAGTTTTAGGGTCATCCTGTTGAAGCTGTCAGCCAGATCACCCAGCTCATCGCCGGAGGCAAGGGATACGGTCCCGTCCATTTCCCCCCTTGCCAGCTTTTCAGTGTGTTTCACCAGTTGCTGTACCGGCTGATTGACCAGCTGTTGGATGAAAATGGTCAGAAACAGGGAAATGAGCCCCATGAGAAGGAGCGTTATGGCGATGGTGGTACCGCGGTAAGTGGCAAGCTGCTCATTCATGTGGTCTAGTGGTATGGTCACGTCCAGCACACCGAGCACCTTTATATCGGCTGGATGAAAATGGCAGGCAGCAGTATGGCACTTTTCGTCATTATAGATGGCCTTGGCCAGGCCGAGAAGCTGCTTGCCGTCGTGTCTGGTAAACTGCCTGCTCCTGTTCATGGAAGATGCATGAATGGCGGGATTGCCGGTTTCATGGCACATGTTGCATGCCTCGTCCTTTTTGTCCAGCAGGGTGCCGATTTCTTGAGACTGGGTAGAGCAAATGATGGTTCCCGTCTTATCCATCAGCCTGATGTTGCCGATACCCTTTTCCTTGCCGATTTCTTCAATGATCTCCTGGGTGCGACCCCGGTCATCGTAGAGCATCTGGTGCTGGGTGGCCCTGATTACCGTGTCTCCAAGCTTGTCTGCATAGGTTACCGCTTCTTCCAAAAGCAGTTTTTTCAGGCTCTCAAGGTTTATATAGGCAAAGAGCGCCATGAAAATCAGCAGGATAAGGTTTATCCAGATGACAAGTTTTGGCAGCAGGCGCAGACTCAAAGCTTGGCTCCACGGAGCTGAAAGTTATCAGCCTCGGATGATGTAGACGGAACACTTGGCAAATTTTGCCACCTTATGGGAAACGCTCCCCAGCAGTTTCCTCTTGATAAAACCCTTTCCCGAGCTGCCGATAACAATGACATCTATCTCTTCAGTTTCCGCGAATTTCAGCAACTCCTCGGCGGGATCGCCGTAAACAACCTTTATTTCCAGCGGAATGCCGGCTTCCCTGGCGTCTTTTTCAATCACATAGAGCACACGTTCCCTTAATTGCACCCACTCATCGGACTCGGTAATGGGAGCCGCCGGGACAAAGTCGGTAAATGTATTCCGGGGGGCATTGGGCAGAACCAACATGGCGTAGATTTTGCTTTTGAACTGGCTGGGGTTTCCGGCTGCCATGCGCACTGCTTCTTCGGCAGCCTTGTCGGAAAGTGGTGAGCCATCTATGGCCACAAGAATTTTTTTTCTGAGATTGAGCATCTGGCTAACACCTCCGCAAATTATAACAGAAGAAAAGATAAAACGATTCCGGTTGCATGAGATTTAATTGATTTAGGCATTAATGCCAACAAGAAAACAACAAATCTTTGTGAAAATTATAATTTTTCTTCCTTGACAAGTATAAAACACTATTCTATATTCTCAAAAATAATAATCGTAGCGAATGTAAATTTTCAAAACAATTGAATATTTTCTCTGGAATGTAAGTATTCATGCTGATGTCGTAGTTGGGGCTTGCCGGACCTGAGCCGGCACAGGCGTATAAATTACCATTGACATCTTTAATAAAAAAGCATATGAAATCCTGTTGAATCTAACAGGAACAGGTGTTACCAATGGCGAAAAAAGAGAAATCGGAATACATCATACAGGCAGTTTCCCACGCACTCGATCTTCTTGAGCAGTTCCATGACGACGTGGATGAATTGGGCGTAACTGAGTTGAGCAAACGGCTTAAGTTGCATAAAAACAATGTCTTTCGGCTTCTTGCCACTCTTGAATCCAGGAATTACATTGAGCAGAACAAAGTTACCGAGAACTATCGACTTGGGTTGAAGACTCTGGAACTGGGGCAGACATTTATCAAGCAGATGGGGCTTCTACGTCAGTCGCGACCGGTTCTCGAGTCCTTGGTGCACGACTGCAATGAAACCACCTACGTGGCAATCCTGAAGGAATTCCATATCATTTACCTGGATGTCGTGGAAACCGATCTTACGGTAAGGGTTGTGCCTCGTGTCGGTGCAAGATTGCCTGCCTACTGCACTGCCGCCGGCAAAGTACAGATTGCCTACATGACCGACGAGGAGCTTGCCAACTTCCTGCCCAAGGAAATGAAACGTTTCACTTCCAATACCATAATCGACAGGGAAGAATTGAAAAAGCATCTGGCGCTGGTGGCCACGCAAGGATATGCCATCGATAACGAAGAGCTGGATGTGGGGGTAAAGTGCGTTGGAGCGCCTATTCGTGACTATACTCGCCGCATTATAGGTGCAGTGAGCATTTCAGGGCCATCAATGCGCTTTACCGATGAGCGGCTGGAAAAAGAGCTTATTCCCATGGTCATACAAGCCTCCGAAG
This region of Geotalea daltonii FRC-32 genomic DNA includes:
- a CDS encoding cytochrome c3 family protein — its product is MRVRWTTYILAMLFGSFTLAYSMELKDKTFNTEKAGKVVFSHSSHLKKKNARTANVGCKSCHNSNLKENVRYTMADMDKGKSCGMCHNGAKAFALSGCTSCHKVRQITYNVKETGPTTFSHSVHLKTMQCSSCHNAIFKPGPNKRVNMAEMEKGKSCGACHDGKKSFALSKCTRCHPVKDRSYKIAGAGNVEFSHVFHLDAYGCKDCHAHLYSHRGHKKAVTMAEMEKGKSCGACHDSKTAFTVKENCDRCHKV
- a CDS encoding polysulfide reductase NrfD family protein, yielding MKRYKKEGIDIVDSHYRQDEKKWTLMEKLLLGLTPQQYVAQALRNPFNWILAAIFAVGIPIILGRFIFGLSWVTHSSNDYPWGLFLGFGLFAMVPLSSSGFQLGTTVEIFGRHDFEPIERLGLLNGLLGYFFAVVYLLVDLGQPWRLPYPMVVSFGPAAVLFLVAWHVATYLSVQVAEVSASFFEWIGFPVGKRGVRKITLGLTVAGIILSTLHQGALGALFTYAPGKVHPLWYSASFQWLHFFVSSLPGGLCMVIAISTIVSKTMAWRCDDRFKENLDKLTIALAKGASMGLATYLTIKLIGIAHDNEWEYLATGWGQWFMLEIFIGVIAPLVLFAYGIKNRLVGVVRFSAVLTVFGVVLNRINTAMIAFNWKLAEREIPHWREAIISVTIFAIYIVVYRFILYRLPILYAWKTADALEPATEKVRVAKAYASEERLAVGASYKTKEEASFQ
- a CDS encoding 4Fe-4S dicluster domain-containing protein; the protein is MKRRDFLKGCMLCGAASSLGLPAKKAWGSGSFEGYSEGMGVLVDLTRCIGCRSCEAACNKEQKLPEPKIPFDDQSVFEEKRRPTEEAYTVVNRYENQGGPVYRKIQCNHCNEPACLTSCFVNAYTKTKEGAVIYNPKICVGCRNCMIACPFNVPGYSYSSATNPVVKKCIFCYDTRVKYGKPPACVEVCPQEVLTFGYRKDLIKMGHERIRETPDKYVDHIYGEKELGGTGWLYLSGVPFDKVGFDTTLGNEPIISNVKEFLGTVPMVLAIWPALFTGFHLLSTRKKEHEEEHGHDHPKSSQEDSDNEKI
- a CDS encoding cytochrome c3 family protein, translating into MYTGLKNIKTFIFMIALGAIPYICQGADLPDMISLDSLVKNYDSVEFNHAQHIRLLKDCAGCHHHTTGNLVEDANCARCHQNSSGTKVVACRGCHSAQPFSAEALKEKRANLKLYHQDKPGLKGAYHLNCMGCHEKMGGPTGCRDCHRMNRTGEALYNSGSFTPKKTGKVAKGH
- a CDS encoding response regulator; amino-acid sequence: MQGLLIADEDLDSRKSMADLFIEAGYNVMVTNSAANVLYGILKKTAQVVLLSSEFDELTATDLVPILKKCDQNLTIILVSNEISLPLMRKLRKEGIFYHALKPVKPEDREEIRQAVECAFENLQGNKPHKTQS
- a CDS encoding sigma-54-dependent transcriptional regulator — encoded protein: MAGRRIMVVDDEAIIREGINRILSGSEFFVETYANGYLALEKLQESSFDLLITDLKMPGMGGMEVLKSIRVLQPEMPVIIITGYSSVDTAVEAMKNGAVDYVSKPFTPDEILAKVNSALEKKAVLVDDIYLRKELRDNHGFDRFIGASAEMQKVYRRIMQVAPTDSSVLITGESGTGKELVASAIHKNSQRRDQVFVAVDCTSLAENLLESELFGHVRGSFTGAVQTKTGLFKVADGGTLFLDEVANISLTTQAKLLRVLQEREVTPIGGTQPVPINIRLITATNRNLKTMVADGSFREDLFFRLNIIPVDLPPLRERKGDLPLLIAYFLKKFADEMGKEVRGLAPDALALLEEYPFSGNVRELENIIERAVVLVEGGLIKKEDLELTLPEDEEGENIHACSLIPQSVYELKERKRHLREIAVEPIEKAFALNALKRNNWNVTRAAEQTGMLRPNFQALLKKLGISIRGQWDN
- a CDS encoding sensor histidine kinase; amino-acid sequence: MSLRLLPKLVIWINLILLIFMALFAYINLESLKKLLLEEAVTYADKLGDTVIRATQHQMLYDDRGRTQEIIEEIGKEKGIGNIRLMDKTGTIICSTQSQEIGTLLDKKDEACNMCHETGNPAIHASSMNRSRQFTRHDGKQLLGLAKAIYNDEKCHTAACHFHPADIKVLGVLDVTIPLDHMNEQLATYRGTTIAITLLLMGLISLFLTIFIQQLVNQPVQQLVKHTEKLARGEMDGTVSLASGDELGDLADSFNRMTLKLKQARDELEDWAKNLETKVEERTKEITAIQAQLIRSEKLASIGELVAGIAHEINNPLTGILVFSSLVNDDPKLDPELKDDLKTIVQETERCSKIVKGLLDFSRESLPQKKLSSINDILDLALSLVEHQILFQNIALIKDYTFDMPDIMLDPNQFEQVFINMLLNAGQSMANGGSLNIRTGITEDGLSEFIGISDTGCGIPEENLTKIFDPFFSTKENKGTGLGLSVSYGIIRNHRGDICVQSVVGNGTTFTIELPINGEDRGEIACGGEMYSRKDSMLPAPT
- a CDS encoding universal stress protein; this translates as MLNLRKKILVAIDGSPLSDKAAEEAVRMAAGNPSQFKSKIYAMLVLPNAPRNTFTDFVPAAPITESDEWVQLRERVLYVIEKDAREAGIPLEIKVVYGDPAEELLKFAETEEIDVIVIGSSGKGFIKRKLLGSVSHKVAKFAKCSVYIIRG
- a CDS encoding IclR family transcriptional regulator; this encodes MAKKEKSEYIIQAVSHALDLLEQFHDDVDELGVTELSKRLKLHKNNVFRLLATLESRNYIEQNKVTENYRLGLKTLELGQTFIKQMGLLRQSRPVLESLVHDCNETTYVAILKEFHIIYLDVVETDLTVRVVPRVGARLPAYCTAAGKVQIAYMTDEELANFLPKEMKRFTSNTIIDREELKKHLALVATQGYAIDNEELDVGVKCVGAPIRDYTRRIIGAVSISGPSMRFTDERLEKELIPMVIQASEEISSKLGYHK